The Shinella zoogloeoides genome includes a region encoding these proteins:
- a CDS encoding HNH endonuclease signature motif containing protein — translation MARTVSEWKGKSDDAMPPPRVKDRIRARQGNVCALTGVELRPGVKVEYDHIVPLWLGGANSESNLQAVVSEAHKRKTSAEAKVRAKCNRTRKAHLGIKSKKKSSWGNLGQRMDGTIYDKRTGEIVR, via the coding sequence ATGGCTCGCACTGTCTCCGAATGGAAAGGCAAGAGCGACGACGCAATGCCGCCGCCGCGCGTCAAGGATCGGATCCGCGCGCGCCAGGGCAACGTTTGCGCCCTGACCGGCGTCGAGCTGCGCCCCGGAGTGAAGGTCGAGTACGACCATATCGTCCCGCTGTGGCTGGGCGGCGCGAATTCCGAAAGCAACCTGCAAGCCGTCGTCTCGGAAGCTCACAAGCGGAAGACGTCCGCAGAAGCCAAGGTTCGGGCAAAGTGCAACCGCACGCGGAAGGCTCACCTCGGCATCAAATCCAAGAAGAAATCCTCGTGGGGCAACCTCGGCCAGCGCATGGACGGGACGATCTACGACAAGCGTACGGGAGAGATCGTGCGATGA
- a CDS encoding recombination protein NinB: MTTRAAVTINTREDREKVARWAEKVPEGTIVEFRKKTRSHEQNAKMHAMLAEVSEQVDWYGSKLDPEDWKTMFTASLRKANVIPGIDAGTVVPLGLSTSAMTVEEMSNLIELIYAFGAERNVAFKEPQESNTNSAAADQSPSGQSPDADEVPPPSSQQDGGEASSPSASSPSSPSTEMTEADRALFMECAAKLFAITVQDDLDGPAKRGVLVSAKDTWKEAIRPELHPKLASIFLAADSIITGKNTNRAGAIREVAGWLECAPSEIGGDE; this comes from the coding sequence ATGACCACGCGCGCCGCTGTCACCATCAACACCCGGGAAGACCGCGAGAAGGTCGCCCGCTGGGCCGAGAAGGTACCGGAAGGCACCATCGTCGAGTTCCGCAAGAAAACCCGCAGCCATGAACAGAACGCCAAGATGCACGCCATGTTGGCGGAGGTGTCCGAACAGGTCGACTGGTACGGCTCCAAGCTGGATCCCGAAGACTGGAAGACGATGTTCACGGCCTCGCTGCGCAAGGCCAACGTAATTCCCGGCATCGACGCCGGCACGGTTGTCCCACTCGGCCTCAGCACCTCGGCAATGACCGTGGAAGAGATGAGCAACCTGATCGAGCTCATCTACGCCTTCGGCGCTGAACGCAATGTCGCGTTCAAGGAGCCGCAGGAATCCAACACCAATTCGGCGGCAGCGGACCAGTCCCCCTCGGGTCAGTCGCCGGATGCCGACGAGGTCCCCCCGCCCTCGTCGCAACAGGACGGAGGCGAGGCGTCATCCCCCTCCGCCTCGTCTCCGTCCTCCCCATCAACCGAGATGACGGAAGCCGACCGTGCGCTCTTCATGGAATGCGCGGCCAAGCTGTTCGCGATCACCGTTCAGGATGATCTCGACGGGCCGGCCAAGCGCGGCGTTCTCGTATCGGCGAAGGATACCTGGAAGGAAGCGATCCGGCCTGAGCTTCACCCGAAGCTGGCGAGCATCTTCCTTGCGGCCGATTCCATCATCACCGGGAAGAACACGAACCGCGCTGGCGCCATCCGTGAGGTGGCGGGCTGGCTGGAGTGTGCGCCTTCCGAGATCGGCGGTGATGAATGA
- a CDS encoding lambda-exonuclease family protein, with protein sequence MDEIVQGSAEWHALRCGKVTASRVADVIAQTSKGWGASRTNYAAELIAERLTGVAAEGFTNAAMQWGTDHEPNARMAYEFMHDVTVEQVAFVVHPSIPDAGASPDGLVGENGLVEIKCPNTATHIDTLIKQTIPAKYITQMQWQMACTGRAWCDFVSYDPRLPESMQLFVKRVERDVAVIESLEREVVAFLMEEVETKVDALRRIYEQEAA encoded by the coding sequence ATGGATGAGATCGTTCAAGGGTCAGCAGAGTGGCATGCACTTCGCTGCGGCAAGGTGACTGCTTCCCGCGTTGCCGATGTCATCGCCCAGACATCCAAGGGCTGGGGAGCCTCCCGCACCAACTATGCCGCCGAGCTCATAGCCGAGCGTCTGACGGGCGTTGCGGCCGAAGGCTTCACCAACGCCGCCATGCAGTGGGGAACGGATCACGAGCCGAACGCTCGCATGGCCTACGAGTTCATGCACGACGTCACTGTCGAGCAGGTCGCTTTCGTGGTGCATCCATCCATCCCGGACGCTGGCGCCTCTCCTGACGGCCTTGTGGGCGAAAACGGGCTTGTCGAAATCAAGTGCCCGAACACGGCAACTCACATCGACACGCTGATCAAGCAGACGATCCCGGCCAAGTACATCACTCAGATGCAATGGCAGATGGCATGCACGGGCCGGGCATGGTGTGACTTCGTCTCCTACGACCCTCGCCTTCCCGAGAGCATGCAGCTCTTCGTCAAGCGCGTGGAGCGGGACGTTGCCGTGATCGAAAGCCTTGAGCGAGAAGTCGTGGCGTTCCTGATGGAAGAGGTTGAGACGAAGGTCGATGCCCTCCGCCGGATCTATGAGCAGGAGGCAGCATGA
- a CDS encoding ERF family protein has product MANAIEIQQPSSTAMQAGERAVVTPMEMLDRAVSQGANVETLTQLMNLQERWEANQARKAFDEAMASAKANMPAIVKSRKVDFTTQKGRTNYQYEDLASIMNQVGPVLSANGLSVRYRTQAEPNQPISVTCIISHRMGHSEENTLMAGRDESGNKNSIQAIGSTVTYLQRYTLKAALGLAAAADDDGAKADDTGAITEAEREIILTMIEETGSDTAKFCEVLQIDSIADMPAVKFRRAISMLETKKRKVAANG; this is encoded by the coding sequence ATGGCCAACGCCATCGAAATTCAGCAGCCGAGCTCGACCGCCATGCAGGCGGGAGAACGCGCCGTCGTCACCCCTATGGAGATGCTGGACCGCGCAGTGTCGCAGGGCGCCAACGTCGAGACCCTGACGCAGCTCATGAACCTTCAGGAGCGCTGGGAAGCCAATCAGGCCCGCAAGGCTTTCGACGAGGCTATGGCGTCGGCCAAGGCCAACATGCCGGCGATCGTCAAATCGCGGAAGGTGGACTTCACGACTCAGAAGGGCCGCACCAATTACCAGTACGAAGACCTCGCCTCGATCATGAACCAAGTCGGCCCGGTCCTATCGGCCAACGGTCTCTCCGTCCGCTATCGCACACAGGCGGAGCCGAACCAGCCGATTTCCGTCACCTGCATCATTTCGCACCGCATGGGCCATAGCGAGGAAAACACCCTCATGGCCGGCCGGGATGAAAGCGGAAACAAGAACAGCATCCAGGCTATCGGGTCCACCGTGACCTATCTCCAGCGCTACACCCTCAAGGCTGCGCTCGGTCTAGCCGCAGCGGCTGACGACGATGGTGCGAAGGCCGACGATACCGGCGCGATTACCGAGGCGGAGCGCGAAATCATCCTGACGATGATCGAGGAGACCGGCTCCGACACGGCCAAGTTCTGCGAAGTCCTCCAGATCGACAGCATTGCCGACATGCCGGCGGTGAAGTTCCGCCGTGCGATCAGCATGCTCGAAACCAAAAAGCGGAAGGTGGCAGCAAATGGATGA
- a CDS encoding helix-turn-helix domain-containing protein — protein sequence MPSKIQPAKASFYSRRFDEISERYPPEDVRAFLTMQRRWLRKVTQMRHLPPIQRCAVLFIGSFMTPSKPFCFAGMAYICDHVGCERTTVNRAVGQLEKDGFMKVDRLKRGGNVYRICIPT from the coding sequence ATGCCAAGCAAAATCCAGCCAGCCAAAGCCAGCTTCTATTCGCGGCGATTCGACGAGATTTCAGAGCGTTACCCGCCAGAAGATGTGCGGGCTTTTTTGACGATGCAGCGACGTTGGCTGCGCAAGGTCACGCAGATGCGACACCTCCCGCCTATACAGAGATGTGCGGTCCTTTTCATTGGCTCATTTATGACCCCAAGCAAGCCGTTCTGCTTTGCCGGCATGGCCTACATTTGCGACCATGTCGGCTGCGAGCGAACCACGGTTAACAGGGCGGTCGGCCAGCTTGAAAAAGATGGGTTTATGAAGGTTGACCGCCTCAAGCGGGGCGGGAACGTGTATCGGATTTGCATTCCGACCTGA
- a CDS encoding helix-turn-helix transcriptional regulator gives MNMIKDLREKHGLTQSELAEAVGTSQPQIKRLETGERKLTKEWAEKIGPRLGVTAEILMFGWPEDSAPHLVEPPPVYDESPFHLPNARIRGKVEGIGRKIPVYGQAVGGVDGEFAMNGSVLFEVLAPPSVSASSGAYAVMVSGDSMYPRYEDGEICFVDPKRRVKKGDYVIVQIRTEDEGPLLAFVKKFIRHNAVELVLEQFNPAKELRFPSGQVHSVHYVALAGAA, from the coding sequence ATGAACATGATCAAGGATTTGCGCGAGAAGCATGGTCTGACGCAATCAGAGCTGGCCGAGGCCGTTGGCACCTCTCAGCCTCAGATCAAGCGCTTGGAGACCGGAGAACGGAAGCTCACGAAAGAATGGGCCGAGAAGATCGGGCCACGACTAGGCGTGACTGCTGAAATCTTGATGTTCGGATGGCCTGAGGATAGCGCCCCTCACCTCGTCGAGCCGCCGCCGGTTTACGACGAATCACCATTTCACCTTCCAAATGCGCGGATTCGCGGTAAAGTGGAGGGCATAGGCCGCAAGATCCCGGTTTATGGGCAGGCGGTGGGTGGCGTAGACGGTGAGTTTGCAATGAACGGAAGCGTATTGTTCGAGGTGCTGGCGCCTCCATCAGTTTCCGCATCTTCCGGGGCGTACGCGGTGATGGTCTCCGGCGATTCGATGTACCCACGGTACGAGGACGGCGAGATTTGCTTCGTCGATCCGAAGCGCCGCGTGAAGAAGGGCGATTACGTGATCGTCCAAATCCGCACCGAAGACGAGGGCCCGCTTCTCGCATTCGTCAAAAAATTCATCCGGCACAACGCGGTTGAGCTTGTTTTGGAGCAATTCAACCCGGCGAAGGAGCTGCGCTTCCCGTCCGGCCAGGTGCATTCAGTGCACTACGTCGCCTTGGCTGGCGCTGCCTGA
- a CDS encoding helix-turn-helix transcriptional regulator: MKLGTFIKSRDMSHEAFGKIVGVTQATINRYVRGERFPSPEMIRKIQDATDGSVNVADWYEPEAAE, from the coding sequence ATGAAACTCGGAACCTTCATCAAATCACGGGACATGTCGCACGAAGCCTTCGGGAAGATCGTCGGCGTCACCCAGGCAACGATCAACCGGTATGTGCGCGGTGAACGTTTTCCGTCGCCGGAGATGATCCGCAAAATCCAAGACGCAACAGACGGGTCGGTCAATGTTGCCGATTGGTACGAGCCGGAGGCGGCAGAGTGA
- a CDS encoding DUF3102 domain-containing protein, with amino-acid sequence MLKAVENTQLAFNYDIVPEPVAIQAREAAQRIKLRLRRSAEDIIEIGRDLLAVKERIGHGNFTPWLQAEFGMSEHTARRFMGVARQFGDKTSIVRDLDPTALYELAAPKTPIEVREEIEKMIEAGEVVTKATIAQLNAEIETAKKGRELADNDAAAAEEKASTLKADLDGLNGSIDERVSVEVAKTSAEIRSGYEEEIERLKAQLDEFLKPKNTTTIDNETGNIVQFHRELTPDEAANVDAADDELIGADFNEVASETERAIAFFGAVRAMSSAKANPAAVYAYITKRTSQDLINEYMGMVGDVLSQLQAIKEMDNV; translated from the coding sequence ATGCTCAAAGCTGTCGAGAACACCCAACTCGCTTTCAACTACGACATCGTACCGGAGCCGGTTGCTATTCAGGCCCGTGAAGCGGCCCAGCGCATCAAGCTCCGCCTTCGCCGGTCGGCCGAGGACATCATCGAGATCGGTCGCGACCTTCTGGCTGTGAAGGAGAGGATCGGGCACGGCAACTTCACGCCTTGGCTTCAGGCTGAGTTTGGAATGAGCGAGCATACTGCCCGACGGTTTATGGGGGTCGCTCGTCAGTTCGGAGACAAAACGAGCATCGTGCGCGATTTGGACCCGACCGCTCTGTACGAACTGGCCGCTCCGAAGACGCCGATCGAAGTTCGCGAAGAGATCGAGAAGATGATCGAAGCGGGGGAGGTCGTCACCAAAGCGACCATCGCTCAGCTCAATGCTGAGATCGAAACGGCTAAGAAGGGGCGAGAGCTGGCGGACAATGACGCTGCCGCCGCAGAAGAAAAAGCTTCGACCCTCAAGGCTGATCTGGATGGCCTGAACGGTTCTATCGATGAACGCGTGTCTGTCGAAGTAGCCAAGACATCCGCGGAAATTCGGTCTGGTTACGAAGAAGAGATCGAGCGCCTTAAGGCTCAACTCGATGAGTTTCTCAAGCCGAAGAACACCACCACCATTGATAACGAAACGGGCAACATCGTCCAGTTCCACCGCGAACTGACGCCGGACGAGGCGGCAAACGTTGACGCCGCCGACGATGAACTGATTGGCGCCGACTTCAATGAAGTCGCGTCCGAAACCGAAAGAGCAATCGCCTTCTTCGGCGCTGTCCGGGCCATGTCGAGCGCTAAGGCCAACCCGGCGGCGGTGTACGCGTACATCACCAAGCGCACCTCCCAAGATCTCATCAACGAATACATGGGCATGGTCGGCGACGTCCTTTCCCAGCTTCAGGCCATAAAGGAAATGGACAATGTCTAA
- a CDS encoding DUF4942 domain-containing protein: MNLPARNRTVSDLIDEYEEKVANAPAAIEAVKEAWGRLEMAASVGGKFGGSISRHSPSVSERDVLAALLKSGWRAIYDRCQIDQIASADDKRLFESTFENPPELTFDNAKATFGDYLMRPRFHVLRGLAEVFSQLDPAYKSHSKVKIGVSGLPKRVIVSNVGGWGSYGRDKIRDIINALAAYRGERLMDHAEFSGIDGLHRWDGGIAGQVVMDGSHHVTKGENGIETKAPNRGVTIRKFQNGNAHVIFDKFALLDINRALAEFYGEVLPDAEEEDAKPQASTAVSKDLQFYWTPEKVVGEALSFAGLHAPRQFDENPVRHRVLEPSCGDGRILDGIRKLGHFAFGIEYHAGRAAEARAKGHSVLTANFLEQPSRAEFDFVIMNPPFYGRHYVKHVRHAEKFLKPGGILVAILPATARYDHGELAGSWQDLPVASFAEAGTNVPTTMLKFRRASA; the protein is encoded by the coding sequence ATGAACCTCCCTGCGCGCAATCGCACAGTCTCCGATCTCATCGACGAATACGAAGAGAAGGTCGCCAATGCTCCAGCCGCCATTGAGGCCGTCAAGGAAGCATGGGGCCGATTGGAAATGGCGGCATCCGTTGGCGGAAAGTTCGGCGGAAGCATCTCGCGTCATTCGCCGAGCGTGAGCGAGCGGGACGTTCTCGCGGCGCTCCTCAAGTCCGGCTGGCGGGCGATCTATGACCGCTGCCAGATCGACCAGATTGCTAGCGCGGATGACAAGCGGTTGTTCGAAAGCACGTTTGAGAACCCGCCTGAACTGACCTTCGATAATGCCAAGGCCACGTTCGGCGATTACCTGATGCGCCCGCGCTTCCATGTCTTGCGTGGCTTGGCCGAAGTTTTCAGCCAGTTGGACCCCGCCTACAAGTCCCATTCCAAGGTTAAGATCGGCGTGAGCGGCCTGCCCAAGCGTGTCATCGTCTCGAATGTCGGCGGCTGGGGCTCTTATGGCCGCGACAAGATCAGGGACATTATCAATGCGCTCGCCGCCTATCGCGGTGAAAGGCTCATGGACCATGCCGAGTTTTCCGGCATTGATGGCCTTCATCGTTGGGATGGCGGTATCGCGGGTCAGGTGGTTATGGATGGCTCGCATCACGTCACCAAGGGCGAGAACGGCATCGAGACGAAGGCCCCTAACCGTGGCGTCACGATCCGCAAGTTCCAGAACGGCAACGCGCATGTGATCTTCGACAAGTTCGCACTCCTCGACATTAACAGGGCGTTGGCGGAGTTTTACGGAGAGGTGTTGCCCGACGCCGAGGAAGAAGACGCCAAGCCGCAAGCGAGCACTGCGGTATCGAAAGACCTACAGTTCTATTGGACGCCTGAAAAGGTTGTCGGCGAGGCGCTGAGTTTCGCCGGGCTCCACGCCCCGCGCCAGTTCGATGAAAACCCCGTTCGGCATCGCGTCCTTGAACCGTCGTGCGGTGATGGGCGCATTCTTGATGGCATTCGCAAGCTCGGCCATTTCGCCTTCGGCATCGAGTATCACGCTGGCCGCGCCGCCGAGGCGAGGGCGAAGGGGCATTCTGTCCTCACCGCCAATTTCCTTGAGCAACCGTCCCGCGCGGAGTTCGATTTCGTCATCATGAACCCTCCCTTCTACGGCCGGCACTACGTCAAGCACGTTCGCCATGCTGAGAAGTTTCTGAAGCCGGGCGGAATCCTCGTCGCGATCCTGCCTGCGACTGCTCGCTACGACCACGGCGAACTGGCCGGCTCATGGCAGGATCTGCCCGTAGCGAGCTTCGCCGAGGCCGGCACCAACGTTCCCACCACCATGCTGAAATTCCGGAGGGCATCCGCATGA
- a CDS encoding DNA-methyltransferase: MSHIKRLQTIGNCQLILGDAMKIMPKLQKADLIVSDVPYALTTGGPSKGVGTMSGIFSAERYTNDGQIVAATVPFPEMMTTLYAALSDDADCYVMANDKNVHPLTQAALDAGFQFHNLLVWDKVSPTANRWYMKNLEFTLYLWKGKARTINDPSSKQLLRGGIDKVTGHPTEKPVYLMAEYIRNSSQPGDLVLDPFMGSGSTALAALNLGRKFIGIEIHEPFFDMAVARVAAAYDKPDMFSEAI, from the coding sequence GTGAGTCACATCAAGCGCCTTCAGACCATCGGCAACTGCCAACTGATCCTTGGCGATGCCATGAAAATCATGCCCAAGCTGCAGAAGGCCGACCTCATCGTCAGCGACGTGCCTTATGCGCTCACGACAGGCGGTCCTTCCAAGGGTGTCGGCACTATGTCTGGCATCTTCTCGGCAGAGCGCTACACCAACGACGGTCAGATCGTGGCGGCGACCGTCCCGTTCCCTGAGATGATGACGACCCTGTATGCGGCATTGTCCGACGATGCGGACTGCTACGTCATGGCCAATGACAAGAACGTCCACCCGCTCACGCAAGCGGCTCTGGACGCGGGATTCCAGTTTCACAACCTTCTCGTCTGGGACAAGGTGAGCCCTACCGCCAATCGTTGGTATATGAAGAACCTGGAGTTCACCTTGTACCTCTGGAAGGGCAAGGCTCGGACGATCAACGATCCGTCATCCAAGCAGCTGCTGCGCGGCGGGATCGACAAGGTGACGGGCCATCCGACCGAAAAGCCGGTCTATCTCATGGCTGAGTACATCCGAAACTCCAGCCAGCCCGGTGATCTGGTGCTTGATCCATTCATGGGCAGCGGTTCAACGGCACTTGCCGCCCTCAACCTCGGTCGCAAGTTCATCGGCATCGAAATCCACGAGCCATTCTTTGACATGGCCGTGGCGCGAGTAGCCGCCGCCTATGACAAACCAGACATGTTCTCGGAGGCGATATGA
- a CDS encoding replicative DNA helicase, with translation MNNDALDAIRVPLEPSHFYEPINRDIFDAMLDLRKAGRVITTISVKSYVPSGQVRDMTVPQYLARLAANAVTVVNAPDYAYGIMDCAARRAFVALGQKMEDAAFSLDLEIMDEVEALRNRFEDIIRALNGPSTARTLADGAKRALESTATAYRGSGVAGVDYGIRFLMDMVGPFLPGQLIVIGGGTKQGKSSLIEQIIHGAASNGHPVWVYSGEMGIEELAHRSLSRVTDIQAWRQIRGKVSEREYEQLETARRNAETWQDRVFIRDDSMTLGQIERDLKDFAKRHPGGMAIIDHIGLVERDREMGKLSEVELGPYITKRLKLIANRFRLPVVAAAQLKKNTFAIEDRKMSRATYQMAIGRRPKYADIYGSCEKDANAVIIPYRAEPILQELEPSEGSDLHPVWEEVMSGVRGRAEVILALSRHTHWPQRKEVRWNGARTSFEDLSADDQARFF, from the coding sequence ATGAACAACGACGCTCTCGACGCGATCCGCGTGCCGCTGGAGCCAAGCCACTTCTACGAGCCCATCAACCGCGACATCTTCGACGCGATGCTCGATCTGCGGAAGGCCGGGCGGGTGATCACGACGATTTCGGTCAAGTCGTACGTGCCCTCAGGCCAGGTCAGAGACATGACCGTGCCGCAGTATCTCGCGCGCCTCGCGGCCAACGCTGTGACGGTCGTTAATGCACCCGATTATGCCTATGGCATCATGGACTGCGCGGCCCGTCGCGCTTTCGTGGCTCTTGGCCAGAAGATGGAAGATGCGGCGTTCTCCCTTGATCTCGAAATCATGGACGAGGTCGAGGCGCTGCGGAACCGCTTCGAGGACATCATCCGCGCCCTCAATGGCCCTTCTACAGCTCGGACGCTCGCCGATGGTGCCAAGCGCGCGCTGGAATCCACCGCGACGGCTTACAGAGGCAGCGGCGTGGCCGGTGTTGATTACGGCATCCGCTTCCTGATGGACATGGTGGGGCCGTTCCTTCCCGGCCAGTTGATCGTCATCGGCGGCGGCACCAAGCAGGGCAAGTCCAGTCTCATCGAACAGATCATCCACGGCGCGGCATCGAACGGCCATCCGGTCTGGGTCTACTCCGGCGAGATGGGCATCGAAGAGCTTGCCCACCGTTCGCTCTCCCGCGTGACGGATATCCAAGCGTGGCGCCAGATCCGCGGCAAGGTGTCTGAACGCGAATATGAGCAGCTTGAGACGGCCCGCCGGAATGCGGAGACGTGGCAGGACAGGGTGTTCATCCGCGACGACAGTATGACGCTCGGCCAGATCGAGCGCGACCTGAAGGACTTCGCCAAGCGTCATCCCGGCGGCATGGCCATAATCGACCATATCGGCCTCGTGGAGCGCGACAGGGAGATGGGCAAGCTGTCCGAGGTCGAACTCGGCCCGTACATCACCAAGCGCCTCAAGCTGATTGCGAACCGCTTCCGTCTCCCGGTTGTCGCCGCTGCGCAGCTCAAGAAGAACACCTTTGCCATCGAAGACCGGAAGATGAGCCGGGCTACCTACCAGATGGCGATCGGTCGCCGGCCGAAATACGCCGATATCTATGGTTCCTGTGAGAAGGATGCGAATGCGGTGATCATCCCGTATCGCGCTGAACCAATCCTTCAAGAGCTGGAGCCGTCGGAAGGCTCTGATCTTCATCCTGTATGGGAAGAAGTGATGTCGGGCGTGCGGGGCCGCGCCGAAGTGATCCTGGCACTATCACGCCACACTCACTGGCCTCAACGAAAAGAGGTTCGGTGGAATGGTGCGCGAACTTCCTTTGAAGACCTCAGTGCAGACGATCAAGCGAGGTTCTTCTGA
- a CDS encoding HNH endonuclease — MKLDYLLPDASALRRLFAYNPETGVLSWRARPLSDFATENAGKVWNSKFADKPAGGLNNYGYVRVAIGGKRFLAHRIIWLMQTGEFPDDVNHENGIHDDNRWSNLRSVSYGERVKNACRRSDNSSGTTGVAWFKALGQWRAYVTIKGRQKHLGYFDTIDEAKSARELARRQHGFHENHGREGAKTMFTDLQAQDQGRLM; from the coding sequence ATGAAGCTCGACTATCTACTCCCTGACGCCAGCGCGCTTCGGCGGCTGTTCGCATATAACCCTGAGACCGGCGTCCTCTCTTGGCGCGCGCGACCTCTTTCCGATTTTGCCACCGAGAACGCGGGGAAGGTTTGGAATTCAAAGTTTGCCGATAAACCGGCCGGTGGCCTGAACAATTACGGTTATGTGCGAGTGGCGATTGGAGGCAAACGCTTTTTGGCGCACCGGATTATTTGGTTGATGCAGACTGGAGAATTCCCGGATGACGTGAACCACGAGAACGGAATCCATGACGATAACCGCTGGAGCAATCTCCGCTCGGTTTCCTATGGAGAGCGGGTAAAGAATGCCTGCCGACGCTCCGACAATTCCAGCGGGACAACGGGCGTGGCCTGGTTCAAGGCTTTGGGCCAGTGGCGAGCATACGTGACTATCAAAGGTCGCCAAAAGCATCTCGGCTACTTCGACACGATTGACGAGGCGAAATCTGCCCGTGAGTTGGCCCGCCGACAGCATGGATTCCATGAGAACCACGGTCGGGAGGGGGCAAAGACGATGTTCACCGACCTTCAAGCGCAGGATCAAGGGAGGCTGATGTGA
- a CDS encoding helix-turn-helix domain-containing protein, with product MNWQPLTTQPFDPKNYRLSTIERRRRLMGKPVRETVRSDPPPFVGVQQDHHVRAWERWKLTMPIGRLSRHVFKRCVELGANYNDIVGPTRHRNLIPIRHLLMWELRNLLNPSPSLPEIAAVFGKRDHTGIWYAIDKVETRKREGKL from the coding sequence ATGAACTGGCAACCTCTTACCACCCAGCCGTTCGACCCGAAGAACTATCGCCTTTCTACCATAGAGCGCCGCCGCAGGCTCATGGGGAAGCCAGTTCGCGAGACCGTCCGATCAGATCCGCCACCATTCGTAGGCGTCCAGCAGGACCATCACGTCCGCGCATGGGAACGGTGGAAGCTCACCATGCCTATCGGGCGGCTCAGCCGTCATGTATTCAAACGCTGTGTGGAGTTGGGTGCGAACTATAACGACATAGTTGGCCCAACGAGGCATAGGAACCTGATTCCCATACGGCACCTCTTAATGTGGGAGTTGCGCAACCTGCTCAATCCGTCGCCATCGCTGCCTGAGATTGCGGCTGTGTTCGGCAAGCGGGATCACACCGGCATCTGGTACGCCATCGATAAGGTCGAGACCCGCAAGCGGGAGGGCAAGCTATGA
- a CDS encoding helix-turn-helix transcriptional regulator, producing the protein MSDQVPQGCPLTPPQLETIRWLSLGKTGEEIGEILGISRRAIERRLDRAKAVTGTYNRHGIVGFCLRKGWIT; encoded by the coding sequence ATGAGCGATCAAGTCCCGCAGGGTTGCCCTCTCACACCGCCGCAGCTCGAGACCATCCGCTGGCTTTCCCTCGGCAAGACGGGCGAGGAGATTGGCGAAATCCTCGGCATCAGCCGGCGCGCCATTGAGCGTCGTTTGGATCGGGCAAAGGCTGTCACCGGCACCTATAACCGACATGGCATCGTAGGATTTTGCCTTCGCAAGGGGTGGATTACTTGA
- a CDS encoding terminase small subunit, which produces MPVLKNARHEAFAQALAKGMTATDAYSAAGYKGDRTAASRLSTNVNVSQRVNEIKSRVAEKAEWTAADRLSALKSIFDREAEKDARVAISAIAEANKMQGSYAPTKRELSGPGGGAIPIDLTNATDDELAALKAIFGPLAGGAGDDDASDPSGGSEESSGA; this is translated from the coding sequence ATGCCAGTCCTGAAAAATGCACGGCATGAAGCGTTCGCCCAAGCACTCGCCAAGGGCATGACCGCAACTGACGCATACTCGGCGGCTGGTTACAAGGGTGACAGGACAGCCGCCTCTAGGTTGTCAACAAATGTCAACGTCAGTCAACGTGTGAACGAGATCAAGAGTCGAGTAGCCGAGAAAGCCGAGTGGACGGCCGCTGACAGGCTTTCGGCACTCAAGAGCATCTTTGACAGGGAAGCCGAAAAAGACGCGCGTGTGGCCATCTCTGCCATCGCAGAGGCGAACAAGATGCAGGGGAGCTATGCCCCGACCAAGCGCGAACTGTCCGGACCGGGTGGTGGTGCTATTCCGATCGACCTGACCAACGCAACGGATGATGAGCTTGCAGCACTCAAGGCCATCTTCGGTCCTCTTGCCGGTGGAGCCGGCGACGATGATGCGAGCGATCCGAGCGGAGGAAGTGAGGAGAGCAGCGGAGCGTGA